The Edaphobacter flagellatus sequence GGCGAGGTGGTGGGCGGCGGAGGCATGTTGTTACTGGATTTTGTTCCACATTGGCGTGATCCGAAGCCGTTGCGGGCGTATCTGCTGAACTTTTACGTCTCGCCCGAAGCGCGAGGGCAGGGGCTGGCGAAACGCCTGCTGCAGACAGCGGTTGAGGAGGCTCGCCGTCGGGACATTGGCGTTGTAGCCCTGCATGCATCGTCGGCGGGAAGGCCAATCTATGAAGCTGCGGGCTTTGAAGCCAGCAACGAGATGATGCTGATGGTGGAGAACCAGAAGCCAGACTGAGAGTTTGCCTCAACAATCTTGTATACTTCGCTGGTTATGCGAGTTTTTGTCATTATCCCGGCAGCGGGTATCGGTACGCGGATGGCTGCGGGTTCTCATGCAGCGGCCCCGAAGCAATTTTTGAGTGTTGGTGGGGTTCCGGTGCTGGTGCGGTCGGTAAGAGCCTTTCTTGAGGTACCTAGAGTCGATGCTGTTTGTCTGGCGGTGCGCGGTACAGAGCGCGAGCGAGTCGAATCGCAGATTCATGAGTACAAGCTGGGGCCGCGCGTTCATTTAGTAGAGGGCGGCGAGAACCGGCAAGGGTCGGTCAACAATGCCTTACTGGCGCTGGAGTGCGACGACGATGATGCCGTGCTGGTGCATGACGCGGTGCGGCCGCTGATTGACGAAGCGACAATTGAAAGGACGATCGACGCGATCGAGCGGCATGGAGCGGCAATCGTTGGTCTTCCTGCGGTGGATACGATCAAGCAGGTAGAACGCACGGCCGATGGCGCGATTATTACAGCAACGGTGCCGCGGGAGCGGGTGGTCCTGGCGCAGACGCCGCAGGGAGCGCGATTCGGATTGTTGCAGCGCGCATTTTCCGAGGCGGAAGCCGACGGTTTTGCTGGGACGGATGAAGCGAGTCTGCTGGAGCGAGCAGGGATTGAGGTTGCGGTGGTGGCGGGTTCGGCGAAGAACTTCAAAATCACACAGCCGGGAGATATTGAACTGGCCGAGTTTTATCTTAATCAGGCAGCAGGGGCAGGTGCGCGATGAGTATGAGGATCGGATACGGCTTCGACTCGCATGCGTTCAAGCCAGGTGTACCACTGGTGATTGGCGGATTGAAGATCGAGCATCCTGAGGGGCTTGCGGGCCACTCCGATGGCGACGTGTTACTGCATGCGATTACGGATGCACTTCTGGGCGCGGTCTCAGCTGGTGATATCGGAACGTTCTTCCCGCCGAGCGATCCTCGGTGGAAGGGCGCGGCTTCGCACGTCTTTCTGGAGACGGCGCTGGAAGAGGTGGCAACCGCCGGATACAAGATCGTCAATGTGGACACCGTGCTAGTGATGGCGCAGCCGAAGATTGTGCCGATCGCAGGTGAGCTGCGCGAGCGTGTTGCCGAGCTGCTTGGAGTTAAGCCCGGTGAGGTTGGCATCAAAGCCAAGACGCCGGAGGGGCTGAACCAGGATCATGTGGCCGTGGCTCATGCGACGGTGCTGCTGGAGAGTGTGAAGTTGGCCGACCCACCGGCTCGGATGGTTGCTTCTGCCGATGTCGATGATGAGATCGATGAAGTAGTGAAGGGGTTGGTTGGCGGCGCGCACGATGTTTCGGCACTTGGCCGCAAGCGGCCGCCATTTGATACCGACGATCTGACTTAGTTGAGGAGATTAGGGTTTTACGACGGCAAGTGCGAAGCCGTCGTAGCCTTTGCTGCCCACGGTCTGGATGGCGGTGGCGTCGAGGCGCGGGTGTGTGCCGAGCTTTTCAAGGAAGGTCCGTGTCCCTGCAACGCGCTCGTCGGTGCTGTTCTTGTCGACAATCTCGCCTTCGCGGACCACATTGTCTCCGATGATGACGGTGCCGGGGCGGGAGAAGCGAAGCGCCCAGTCAAGATAGTTCGGATTGTTTGGCTTGTCGGCATCGAGGAAGATGAAGTCAAACGGCGCTGGGTTCTCAGCCGCAAGCTTTTCGAGGGATTCGAGCGCGGGGCCGACGCGGATATCGACCAGCGAACTGAGTCCGGCTCGCCGAATATTGTTGGCGGCGACGGCAGCATGTTTGGGATCGAGCTCAAGGGTGATGAGCTGCCCGTCAGATGGAAGCGCACGGGCAAGCCAGATAGACGAGTAGCCGCCAAGGGTTCCAATCTCGAGGATGCGTTTTGCCCCCTGAACGCGGGCGATCAGATGCAGTAGTTTGCCTTGGTTAGGGGCTACATCAATGGCAGGAAGACCCGCGCAAGCATTGGCGTCCAGCGCCTCGGCCATGTTGTGATCGGCGGGGATAAGCGTGTCGGCGAGATAACGATCGACGGTGACCCAGAGACCTTGATCCATAACCTCAAGATAGATTCATCCGGCGCGGTGAGCAAGTGACTCCGGGATGCTAGCGTGGTGTGAAGAGCTTTCTGTGAGGAACATGATGCGGATCGGATTCGGTTTGCTGGTTGCAACAGTATTGGGTTCGGCGATGTATGGGCAGACCGTGGCTTCGCCGCAGTTGATAGATGCTCCAAAGGTAGCGCGAGACTGCGCCACAGGCGGAGAGTGGGCGACTCCGGCGGAGAGGGAGTGTTATGCCATCACGCCAGACTATACGGCTACGATGAGCTATCTCCAGCGTGTAGAGGCTGCGACCCCGGGGCAGGTGAAGATTGAGTCATTCGGGAAGACAGGCGAAGGACGCGATCTGGATATCGTGATTGTCTCGCGAGATGGCGTCTTCGACCCGGTAGCGATTCATGCTGCGAAGCGTCCGGTCGTGCTGGTGCAGAACTCCATCCACGCAGGCGAAATGGATGGCAAGGATGCGTGTCTGGCCCTGCTGCGCGATATGGTGATTACGAAGTCGAAAGCGGCCTTACTGGAGCGGGCGGTGTTCATCTTCATCCCCATGTACAACGCCGATGGGCACGAGCGTCGCAGTCGGTATAACCGTATCAATCAGGATGGTCCAGCGGAGATGGGGTTCCGCGGCAATGGGACGAATCTGAATCTGAACCGCGATTATCTGAAGGACGATGCTCCCGAGACGAGGGCGTTCATGGCGATGTTTCACCGCTGGCTACCGGACTTCTTTGTCGACGATCATGTGACGGACGGTGCGGACTATCAGTACGACGTAACGTTCACGATCGACGATGGGCCGAACATGCCATCGGCGACAGCAAAATGGGTGGACGATGTCGTAACGCCGGGGCTGGAGAAGTATGTCGATGCGCACGGGCATCTGGCTGCACCGACTTATATCAATCTTGTGAACGACAACGATCCGGCGCAAGGGCTTGGCTTCAACGACGATCCACCGCGCTTTTCGACGGGGTACATGATTCTTGAAGGGCGTCCGTCAATGCTGGTGGAGCTGCACATGCTGAAGGATTACAAGACGCGTGTGATAGGGAACTACGAGATTCTTGCGGGTCTGCTGGATCTGGTAAATCGTGATGCTGACAAGCTGATTGCGATGAACGCGGCTGCGGATAAAGAAGCCGAAGCGATGGGCGCGCATCCGCTGAGTAATGTGAAGTATCCGCTGGCGCTCGGCTGGGGCGGGCAGACGACTCCGTTTTTGTTTCGCGGATATAAGTACACGCGTGAGCTGAGTGCGGTTTCCGGCGCGATGTGGGTGAAGTACACGCATGAACCGTGGAATGTTTCGCTGCCATTCCAGACCGGGTTTAAGGTGACGGCGGAAGCAACGCTTCCGGCGGCCTACATCATTCCGGCGCAGTGGACGAAGGTGATCGATGTGCTGTCTGCGCATCAGGTGGAGATGGCGCGCACGACGGCTGCGTGGTCTGGCGATGTGGAGACGTATCGCTGCGCGGGAATGATGTGGCAGGAGCCTCCGTTTGAAGGGAGGCATCCGACGTTTAACGGTGAGGCACTTCACGATCCGGGTAAGTTCGGAAGCTGTGCTCTGGTGCGTGAGCGGATGAGTTTTCCGGCTGGCTCGGCGGTGGTGCGCCTGAATCAGCGATTGTCGAAGGTTGCGGTTGAGTGGCTGGAGCCTGCGGCTCCTGATTCGGCGATGCAGTGGGGCTTCTTCGACGCAATTTTCGAGCAGAAGGAGTATGGCGAAGCCTACGTACTGGAGGATCTGGCGCGGGAGATGATGGCCAGGGACCCAAAGCTGAAGGCTGAGTTTGAGAAGAAGGTGGCCAGCGATCCGGTGTTTGCCGGTAGCCCTTCCGCGAGGCTGGAGTTCTTCTACGAGCGATCGCCTTGGTATGCGGCGAATCGCGTGGGGTTGTATCCAGTGGGACGGCTTGGAAGCCTGGATGGGATTCCAGTAGGACGATGAAAATTTTTTGAGGAGAAAGTGCTGTAGACTTCGGTTCATCCCGAATCTCGGTGTACAAGGATGAATCAATGAAGGCAGTACTTTCTTTTGCGATAGCTTTACTTGTCTCCTCCTGCGTCGGCTGGTCGCAGGCTCCGGCTGCTCCGTCTGATGATTTTGTCAGGACGCATTATACGAAATATGAGTATCGGATTCCGATGCGCGATGGGGCGAAGATGTTTGTTGCGGTGTATGTGCCGAAGCTGGGCGCGTTCAAGGATGCGGGGCCGTATCCGTTCCTGGTGACGAAGACGCCGTATAGCTGCGGGCCGTATGGCGTGGACAAATATCCGGCTCGCGTGGGGCCTAGCCAGCTGTTGATGGAGTCGGGCTACATCTTCGTGTGTGAAGATGCTCGTGGGCGCTATGGAAGCGAAGGCGTCTTTCAGGAGATGAATCCGCATATCGACGACAAGAAATCGTCGAAGGATGTGGATGAGTCGAGCGATATGTACGACACGGTGGAGTTTCTGCTGAAGACGGTGGCGAATAACAATGGCAAGGTGGGCATTACCGGCATCAGCTATCCGGGTTTCTACACCTCGGCGAGCATCATCGATTCGCATCCGGCGATCAAGGCTGCAAGTCCGCAGGCTCCGATGACGGACCTGTTCTTCAACGACGATGGCTATCACGGCGGCGCGTTTATGCTGGGCGCGAACTATGGGTTCTATCGCTTCTTCCTGCCTCAGAAGAATCCGCTGATTCCGACGGGTGGTGGCGCAGGGCGCGGCGGCGCTTCGAGTACGGAGAATCCAGATACCTACGCGACGCTGCTGGAAGCGGGGCCGACGGGAAATCTGGATACAGGCAAGGTGTATCTGGACGGCAAGAACTGGCTGTTTCGCGACCAGCTGATGCATACAACCTACGACGACTACTGGCAGAAGCGCGATCTTTCGCGGCATATGAAGAATGTTCATGCGGCGACGATGGAGGTCGGCGGCTGGTTTGATGCTGAGGACCTGTCGGGGCCGTTCAAGACATTTCATGCGATCGATCAGTTCAATCCAGGCAATACGAACACGCTGGTGGTCGGGCCGTGGACGCATGGTGGTTGGTCGCGCGGGGATGGCGATCATCTGGGCGATGTGGAGTTCAATGCAAAGACGTCGCTGTTCTATCGCGAGAAGATCGAGCTGCCTTTCTTCGAGCATTATTTAAAGGACAAGCCTGAGCCTGCGCTGCCGAAGGCTTATGTGTTTGAGACGGGCACGAATGTGTGGAAGACATACGATGCGTGGCCTCCGAAGCCTGCGGTTGTGAAGACGCTCTACTTCCGCGCGAATGGAGGGTTGAGCTTCGATCCTCCGGCGGAGAAGGCGGGCGTTGATGAATACGTCAGCGACCCGGCGCATCCGGTGCCATTTGTCGGGTATCCGACGGATACGGTGCCGCAGCGATATATGGCGGACGATCAGCGGTTCGCGACGACGCGATCGGATGTGCTGGTGTATATGTCGGAGCCGTTGACGCAGGATGTGACGATCGTCGGGCCGGTGAAGCCGAAGCTGAAGATTGCTTCGACGAGCACGGATGCGGATTTTGTGGTGAAGCTGATTGATGTGTATCCATATGACGCCGCGAATCCTCCGGGGATGGAGTCGGGGAACAAGCGCATTCTTGGAGCGGCTCCGCTGGTGATGGGTGGCTATCAACAGCTTGTGCGCGGCGAGCCGATGCGGGCGAAGTTCCGCGACAGCTGGGAGAAGCCGACGCCTCTCACTCCGGGGAAGGTAACTGCCGTCAACGGCGAGATGCCGGATGTGAACCACACCTTCCGCGCTGGGCACCGGATCATGGTGCAGGTGCAGAGCTCGTGGTTCCCGCTGGTGGATCGCAATCCGCAGACGTTTGTCGATATTCCGCAGGCGAAGCCGGAACAGTTTGTGAAGGCTACTGAGAGTGTGTATCGGAATGCTGGCGCTGCCAGTGGAGTCGAGGTGCTGGTGCTGCCGTGACCCCCTCCCCCCTTATTTTCGCAAAATATTCATGAATAAGGACTTGCGGTCGTACTATTTCGGCAAAATATTCAAAACAGTAGACTTATGCGTAAAATATAGATAATAAAAGAGAAATCCAGGATCAACGCCTGGATTTCTCTTTTTGTCTACTGGTTTTATTGTAGCTACCTGGATGGAATTAATCGGCACTTTGGGTTGTGGCTGGAAGTGATTGTTTTTGATTGGGTTGTGCAAATTTTTCAATGCGTGGGGGCTTGACAGGTGTTTTGCTCAAGCTGGCGGTTGGTCGTTCCGCCCTTCGGGCTTCACTCCGGCCTTCGGCAGAGCGGTTGCCGCTTCGCGGCGACTTGTTTTCGGCACGGCTGAAGCCGTGGCCCTTTTATTAAGGCAGAGAGAGCCAAGCCTGAAGGCTTGGCGTACCTATAGGTAATTCGAGTATTCGCTCGAATGGCCCACCCATGTCGCGATAAGGTCGCGCCATGAATGGGGCACCCGGCTGAACCAACTCTCGTGGGGAGGCAATACTCGCCGAGGACCCGATTTCGAAATGCGGGGGTTCCTCGGCTTCGCTCGGAATGACACCTTGTTGGACAGCGGGTGCTGCTGTGGTCACCAGATGCGGACTCGGTCGTTGGGGGCGAGGTAGAGTTTTTCGTTGGGTTTGACGTCGAAGGAGGTGTACCAGCCGTCGATGTTGCGGACGGTGGCGGCGCGGTACATGCCTGGCGCGTGCGGGTCGGTGAGGATCTGTTGGCGGAGTGCGTTGTCGCGGATCTTGAGGCCCCAGTTCTGTCCGAAGGCGATGAAGAACTGCTGGTCGCCGTTGTAGGAGCCTGCGGCCGGTGGTGCCGAGCCTTTGAGGGATGTGTGGTAGGCGTCGTAGGCGGCGGCGAGTCCCGCTACGTCGGCGATGTTTTCGCCGAGGGTCTGGTGGCCGTTGACGGAGACATCGGGGAAGGGTTTGTAAGCGTCGTACTGGGCGGCGAGAGCTTCGGTCGCGGTTTTGAAGTGCGCGAAGTCTTCGGGGGTCCACCAGTTGCGGACGCGTCCCTGGGAGTCGAAGGCAGCTCCTTCGGAGTCGAAGGTGTGGGAGATCTCGTGGCCGATGACGGTGCCGATGGCTCCGTAGTTAGCGGCGGCGGGAGCCTTGGGATCGAAGAACGGCGGCTCGAGGATGGCGGCAGGGAAGTTGAGGGCGTTGTGGAGTGGCAGATTGACGGCGTTGACGGTCTGCGGTTCCATGGTCCACTCTTTGCGGTCGACGGGTTGACCGATGCGGGAGATCTCGTAGCGTGTTTCAAAGATATTGCTACGCCAGAGGTTGCCGAAGATGTCGTCGGGTTTGACTTCGTAGCCTGCGTAGCTGCGCCAGTGGTCGGGGTAGCCGACGGAGACCTGGAGGGTGCCGAGTTTTTTGATGGCTTCGGCTTTGGTGGCGGGCGCCATCCAAGAGAGGTTTTCGAGGCGCTGGTGGAAGGCTACGAGTAGATTGGCGACGAGTGCCTGGGCCTGGGCTTTAGCTTCGGGGCTGAAGTACTGCTTGGCGTAGAGCTGGCCGACGGCGTCGCCGAGGAGTCCGTTGACAAAGGTGATGCCGCGGATGTCGCGCGGGCGCTGCTGAGAGACGCCGGTGAGTGTGGTGCCGACGAAGGCGAAGCGCTCGTCGGCGATGGCTTTGGGCAGGGTGGTGCCGTAGGCCTCGAGCATGTGGAAGGTGAGGAGGTCTTTCCATGCATCAATGGATTCAGACTGAACGAGCGCAGCTTCGGCGGTAAAGGCGGAGGGCTGCCAGACGATGAAGCTAGTCTGCTTGTCGAGCGAGGCGGCGCGGAAGAATTCGGGCCAGTCGAGGCCGGGGGCTTTGGCGGAGAAGTCGGCGACGGTCCAGACGTTATTGGCTTTGTGGATGTCTTCGGATTCAGCGAGGGAGACGTGCTTTTCGGCGATGGCGTGCTCGAGGGCGAGGACGCGGGTGGCGCGGGCTTCGGGCTCGGAGAGTCCGGCGAGCGAGAACATCTTTGCGATGTGGGCCTGGTACTTCGCGCGGACTTCCTTCATGTGTGGGGTGTCGGCGAGGTAGTAGTCGCGGTTCGGGAGCTGGAGTCCGCCCTGGAGGAGATATGGGGCGTAGTGGTCGGGGTCGTTGAAGCCGGGTGCGACCCAGAGGCCGAAGATGTTTGCAGTATGGAAGTTGGTGTTGTTGAGCGCGTCGACGTCGGCGCGGAGAGAGAGGCCGAGGGCGTGGGCGAGCTGCTGCGGTGTCTTGATCGCAGCGATGGCGTCGAGGTGAGGCTTGATGGGAGCGAGTCCGTGGGCCTCGATGGTGGCCTCGTCCATGTAGGAGTGGTAGAGGTCGGCGATGCGGCGGGTGTCGGTGCCGGGTGCGGCGTTGGATTTGGCGGCCTGCTCGATGAGGGCGGCGACGCGCTTGTTGCTGCGGTCAGCGAGGATGTTGAAGGTACTGAGGGCGGCACGGTCGGCGGGGAGCTCGGTGTGCGCGATCCAATTGCCGTTGGCGAAGAGGTAGAAGTCGTCGCCGGGACGGACGGCGGAGTCGATGCGGGAGAGATCGATGCCGCGAGAGGTGGTTTGTGCGGAGGCGGAGAGGGGAAGTGCGAGAGTGAGAGCGAGGAGGGTTTTAGTGGTGAGGTGCATGCGTGCTCCGATGAAGATTGTGCGATGCGCTGGCAGTGATGATGCGCACAATCCATGAGAGTACATGAAATGAAGGGTTAGAGGGGAGGAGTTGGGACGATTGAGCGCCGAGGTGTGACCGATCGCGCGCAATTTGAGTTATGAAGCTATGCAGGTTTTACCTTTTGCCACATTTGCCATACCTGACGTGCCAGTTCATCATCGTGCTTATTGCCGCTCATCAAAGCCCAGTCGGCAAAGGTGCGGACGGCCCACGTGTAGTTCACGCCTTTTGGCGTTCCATCACGGTTCTTTTCTTCACCGCCGCTGCGCGTATTGCCTGCAGACGATATGGTGCCGTCCGGTTGGACACGGCTGGATAGCCAACGCACTCCGTTCTCGAGATGCGGTTTCATCTCTGACTGGAGCTCGGGAGTTGCTACGAGCCGGTAATAGCGCAGGGCATAGCTAAGGCCAACTGCCTGGTAGTTGCTGTCGAAGCCGTCCTTTTCGGGGTTGACTCCATTGGGCAACTGGAGAGCGAGACCCTCGCGGATATATTCTTCGGACTTTTGTTGAAGCTGTCTGTCTTTCAGGACGACGGATGCTTCACCCAGTGCCGCGCCTACGAGAAACCGGCGATGCGTGAAGGGGCGATTGCGGGCCTTACCTGCGGCTTCTATGTCGGGGCGCGTCATCCACTGTGCGGTGAGGGCAAGCTTCTTTTGGATTGCGTTCAGACGTGGAGCGAACGGCTCTCCCATGGGATCTGTGCGGAGAAGGATGAGGCTATGCGCGGCGGCTTCAAGAAAAAATGAAGTGCTGTGGAAGGCATCCTGGCAGGAGAAGGAGCCATCGGGGTTTTGCTGGCGGAATCCCCACTCAAGCACTCGGATTCCGCGGTCGACCACAGTGGTGTCGTGGAAGGCGAGACCGATGGCGATGATATCGAATGCATCCCGTTGCTGCTCGATGAACCAGCTTCCGGTGTGGTTTTTATCCCACTCGATATTCACGCTGGAGTGCGCGCCGTTGGCTGCGGTGTCTCGTTCGCCCCAGGAACGATTGGCGTGGATGGTCTCGCGCAGGGTGCCCGTTGTTTCAAAGAACAGGTCTTTCTGTTCCCGATTTGAAGAGAGTTGAGCGAACGCAGGTGAAAGGAGTGACGCGAGAAGAACAAGGCCGATACATGGATGGCAAAGGATGAATTTTAGCCGCAAGAAAACCACCGATCGATTGCGATATGTGTCTGCACCATAACGAACACAGGCCTGCGCGCAATGTTGCGGCTGCGGTACGTTACCGGTTTATGAAAAATGTGTTCGGTTAGCAGGATGAAAGGGTGGTCAGGATTTGGCGAAGGGGTCTTCGAGCGAGTGGCTTTGCGGAGTGAACATGTCGCCTCCGTCGGGGGTGACGACCCAGTCGTCTTCGAGGCGGATGCCGAACTCGCCAGGGATGTAGATGCCGGGCTCGTCGGAGAAGGTCATGCCGGATTCGAGGAGAGTGTTGTTGCCACGGACGAGATAGGGCCACTCGTGGCCGTCCATGCCGATGCCGTGACCGAGGCGGTGGGTGAAGTGCTTGTAGTCGGGGCCGTAGCCGGCGTCGGTGATGACTTTGCGTGCGGCGTCGTCGACGGCATGGCAGGGGGCTCCTGCGCGGCCTGCGGCGAGTGCGGCGGACTGGGCGCGATGGACGATATCGAAGACTTGCTTCTGCTTGTCGGTGGCTTTGCCGAGGACGAAGGAGCGTGTGATATCGGACTGATAGCCTTCGACGGTGCAGCCGTCGTCGAGCATGATGATCTGGCTTTCTTTAATGACCTGTGGCTGGAGCGAGCCGTGAGGGAGAGCGGAGTATTCGCCGACCTGGCAGGAGGCTTCGCCGGGGAAGCTGGTGCGGGCGTAGGCGGCAGAGATGAGCTCGGAGACCTGGCGGTTGGTCATGCCGGGTTCGATGGACTTGAAGGTGGCCTCGTAGACCTTGAGCGTGTTGTCGTTGGCGAGACGCATGAGGGCGAGCTCGGCTGCGGATTTGACGGCGCGGCAGCCTGCGGTGATGGTGGTTCCGCTGACGGCGGTGATGGTGGGACTGGCGTGGGCGATGCCGTCGGAGAAGGCGAACTGCGTGCGTTCTTCCACACCGACGCGGCCGGTGGAGATACCAGCGTCTTTGAGTGCGCGGGCTAGCAAAGCGTAGGGATTCTCGTCTTCGTTCCAGGTGTAGATCTTTGTCGTGGAGGCTTGCGGAAGTGTGGCTGGTCGGGCGTCGATGCGCTCGCGAACACGGCCTTCTTCGAAGACGGGGCAGACGATGAAGGGGTTCCCTTTGGCGGGGAGGACCCAGGCGAAGAAGCGTTCGGACTGGCCCCAGCGGAGGCCGGTGAAGTAGTTGAGCGAGGTGCCGGTGCAGATGACGAGCGCGTCGATTTTATTTTTGGTGAGAAGCTGGCGGGCGCGTTCGATGCGCTGTTCGCGTTCTTCGAGCGTGATGGGGATGGCTTCTTTGCGTCTGCTGGCGAGGGCAGCGATGGCGGGAGGAAGTTTGATATCGG is a genomic window containing:
- a CDS encoding GNAT family N-acetyltransferase, coding for MFEIRMATEADAELIGVHRRKMFIEMGQPDDSAMQAMVSSFVPWVRQKLTDRHYLGWLAVKNGEVVGGGGMLLLDFVPHWRDPKPLRAYLLNFYVSPEARGQGLAKRLLQTAVEEARRRDIGVVALHASSAGRPIYEAAGFEASNEMMLMVENQKPD
- the ispD gene encoding 2-C-methyl-D-erythritol 4-phosphate cytidylyltransferase codes for the protein MRVFVIIPAAGIGTRMAAGSHAAAPKQFLSVGGVPVLVRSVRAFLEVPRVDAVCLAVRGTERERVESQIHEYKLGPRVHLVEGGENRQGSVNNALLALECDDDDAVLVHDAVRPLIDEATIERTIDAIERHGAAIVGLPAVDTIKQVERTADGAIITATVPRERVVLAQTPQGARFGLLQRAFSEAEADGFAGTDEASLLERAGIEVAVVAGSAKNFKITQPGDIELAEFYLNQAAGAGAR
- the ispF gene encoding 2-C-methyl-D-erythritol 2,4-cyclodiphosphate synthase; the encoded protein is MSMRIGYGFDSHAFKPGVPLVIGGLKIEHPEGLAGHSDGDVLLHAITDALLGAVSAGDIGTFFPPSDPRWKGAASHVFLETALEEVATAGYKIVNVDTVLVMAQPKIVPIAGELRERVAELLGVKPGEVGIKAKTPEGLNQDHVAVAHATVLLESVKLADPPARMVASADVDDEIDEVVKGLVGGAHDVSALGRKRPPFDTDDLT
- a CDS encoding O-methyltransferase; amino-acid sequence: MDQGLWVTVDRYLADTLIPADHNMAEALDANACAGLPAIDVAPNQGKLLHLIARVQGAKRILEIGTLGGYSSIWLARALPSDGQLITLELDPKHAAVAANNIRRAGLSSLVDIRVGPALESLEKLAAENPAPFDFIFLDADKPNNPNYLDWALRFSRPGTVIIGDNVVREGEIVDKNSTDERVAGTRTFLEKLGTHPRLDATAIQTVGSKGYDGFALAVVKP
- a CDS encoding M14 family metallopeptidase, coding for MMRIGFGLLVATVLGSAMYGQTVASPQLIDAPKVARDCATGGEWATPAERECYAITPDYTATMSYLQRVEAATPGQVKIESFGKTGEGRDLDIVIVSRDGVFDPVAIHAAKRPVVLVQNSIHAGEMDGKDACLALLRDMVITKSKAALLERAVFIFIPMYNADGHERRSRYNRINQDGPAEMGFRGNGTNLNLNRDYLKDDAPETRAFMAMFHRWLPDFFVDDHVTDGADYQYDVTFTIDDGPNMPSATAKWVDDVVTPGLEKYVDAHGHLAAPTYINLVNDNDPAQGLGFNDDPPRFSTGYMILEGRPSMLVELHMLKDYKTRVIGNYEILAGLLDLVNRDADKLIAMNAAADKEAEAMGAHPLSNVKYPLALGWGGQTTPFLFRGYKYTRELSAVSGAMWVKYTHEPWNVSLPFQTGFKVTAEATLPAAYIIPAQWTKVIDVLSAHQVEMARTTAAWSGDVETYRCAGMMWQEPPFEGRHPTFNGEALHDPGKFGSCALVRERMSFPAGSAVVRLNQRLSKVAVEWLEPAAPDSAMQWGFFDAIFEQKEYGEAYVLEDLAREMMARDPKLKAEFEKKVASDPVFAGSPSARLEFFYERSPWYAANRVGLYPVGRLGSLDGIPVGR
- a CDS encoding CocE/NonD family hydrolase codes for the protein MKAVLSFAIALLVSSCVGWSQAPAAPSDDFVRTHYTKYEYRIPMRDGAKMFVAVYVPKLGAFKDAGPYPFLVTKTPYSCGPYGVDKYPARVGPSQLLMESGYIFVCEDARGRYGSEGVFQEMNPHIDDKKSSKDVDESSDMYDTVEFLLKTVANNNGKVGITGISYPGFYTSASIIDSHPAIKAASPQAPMTDLFFNDDGYHGGAFMLGANYGFYRFFLPQKNPLIPTGGGAGRGGASSTENPDTYATLLEAGPTGNLDTGKVYLDGKNWLFRDQLMHTTYDDYWQKRDLSRHMKNVHAATMEVGGWFDAEDLSGPFKTFHAIDQFNPGNTNTLVVGPWTHGGWSRGDGDHLGDVEFNAKTSLFYREKIELPFFEHYLKDKPEPALPKAYVFETGTNVWKTYDAWPPKPAVVKTLYFRANGGLSFDPPAEKAGVDEYVSDPAHPVPFVGYPTDTVPQRYMADDQRFATTRSDVLVYMSEPLTQDVTIVGPVKPKLKIASTSTDADFVVKLIDVYPYDAANPPGMESGNKRILGAAPLVMGGYQQLVRGEPMRAKFRDSWEKPTPLTPGKVTAVNGEMPDVNHTFRAGHRIMVQVQSSWFPLVDRNPQTFVDIPQAKPEQFVKATESVYRNAGAASGVEVLVLP
- a CDS encoding M13 family metallopeptidase translates to MHLTTKTLLALTLALPLSASAQTTSRGIDLSRIDSAVRPGDDFYLFANGNWIAHTELPADRAALSTFNILADRSNKRVAALIEQAAKSNAAPGTDTRRIADLYHSYMDEATIEAHGLAPIKPHLDAIAAIKTPQQLAHALGLSLRADVDALNNTNFHTANIFGLWVAPGFNDPDHYAPYLLQGGLQLPNRDYYLADTPHMKEVRAKYQAHIAKMFSLAGLSEPEARATRVLALEHAIAEKHVSLAESEDIHKANNVWTVADFSAKAPGLDWPEFFRAASLDKQTSFIVWQPSAFTAEAALVQSESIDAWKDLLTFHMLEAYGTTLPKAIADERFAFVGTTLTGVSQQRPRDIRGITFVNGLLGDAVGQLYAKQYFSPEAKAQAQALVANLLVAFHQRLENLSWMAPATKAEAIKKLGTLQVSVGYPDHWRSYAGYEVKPDDIFGNLWRSNIFETRYEISRIGQPVDRKEWTMEPQTVNAVNLPLHNALNFPAAILEPPFFDPKAPAAANYGAIGTVIGHEISHTFDSEGAAFDSQGRVRNWWTPEDFAHFKTATEALAAQYDAYKPFPDVSVNGHQTLGENIADVAGLAAAYDAYHTSLKGSAPPAAGSYNGDQQFFIAFGQNWGLKIRDNALRQQILTDPHAPGMYRAATVRNIDGWYTSFDVKPNEKLYLAPNDRVRIW
- a CDS encoding M24 family metallopeptidase translates to MPSRRSFLLAASAAAVAPSIELQAQRPTATPPSDIKLPPAIAALASRRKEAIPITLEEREQRIERARQLLTKNKIDALVICTGTSLNYFTGLRWGQSERFFAWVLPAKGNPFIVCPVFEEGRVRERIDARPATLPQASTTKIYTWNEDENPYALLARALKDAGISTGRVGVEERTQFAFSDGIAHASPTITAVSGTTITAGCRAVKSAAELALMRLANDNTLKVYEATFKSIEPGMTNRQVSELISAAYARTSFPGEASCQVGEYSALPHGSLQPQVIKESQIIMLDDGCTVEGYQSDITRSFVLGKATDKQKQVFDIVHRAQSAALAAGRAGAPCHAVDDAARKVITDAGYGPDYKHFTHRLGHGIGMDGHEWPYLVRGNNTLLESGMTFSDEPGIYIPGEFGIRLEDDWVVTPDGGDMFTPQSHSLEDPFAKS